A region from the Phaenicophaeus curvirostris isolate KB17595 chromosome 3, BPBGC_Pcur_1.0, whole genome shotgun sequence genome encodes:
- the ABHD3 gene encoding phospholipase ABHD3 isoform X2: MDWQVLTRELSLYLESQVRVGLLGSGVGLSLVLGFGVAYACYYLSSIAKKPQLVASNDRFCRFLEEYCPVVTETYYPTIWCWEGRVQTLLRPFITSRPQVQYRNELIKTADGGQISLDWFDNNDSLYYPDASTRPTVLLLPGLTGTSKESYILHMIHQSKTLGYRCVVFNNRGTAGEELLTPRTYCAANTEDLEAVIHHIHSLHPSAPFTAAGVSMGGHRQMLEKLFDIDLVMKARTVREFDKQFTSVMFGYPTIDDYYEDASPCRKLKSVGIPVLCLNSVDDVFSPGHAIPVETAKQNANVALVLTSCGGHIGFLEGIWPRKCTYMDRVFKQFVQAVFEHGNKIINM; encoded by the exons ATGGACTGGCAGGTGCTGACCAGGGAGCTGTCGCTGTACCTGGAGAGCCAGGTGCGCGTGGGGCTGCTCGGCTCCGGCGTGGGCTTGTCCCTCGTGCTGGGCTTCGGCGTCGCCTACGCCTGCTACTACCTGAGCAGCATCGCCAAG AAACCCCAGCTGGTGGCCAGCAACGACCGTTTTTGCCGCTTTCTTGAGGAATATTGCCCCGTTGTGACAGAAACTTACTATCCCACGATTTGGTGCTGGGAAGGTCGGGTGCAGACGCTCCTGCGTCCCTTTATCACATCTAGACCCCAAGTACAGTACAGGAA CGAGCTCATTAAAACAGCAGATGGAGGACAGATTTCGTTGGATTGGTTTGATAATAATGACAGCTTATATTATCCGGATGCCAGCACAAGACCCACTGTCCTGTTATTGCCTGGCCTGACAGGAACAAGCAAGGAATCCTACATTCTTCATATGATCCACCAAAGCAAAACCCTGGGATATAG ATGTGTGGTTTTTAACAATCGGGGAACTGCTGGTGAGGAGCTATTG ACACCAAGGACTTACTGTGCAGCAAACACAGAGGATTTAGAGGCCGTTATTCATCACATACACAGCTTGCACCCCTCAGCACCATTCACAGCAGCCGGTGTTTCTATGGGAGG gCATCGACAAATGTTGGAGAAATTATTTGATATAGATCTCGTGATGAAG GCTAGAACTGTTAGAGAATTTGATAAGCAGTTCACTTCAGTCATGTTCGGCTACCCTACAATCGATGATTACTATGAAGACGCTAGCCCATGTCGCAAGCTGAAGTCAGTAGGAATTCCAGTTTTATGTCTAAACTCTGTAGATGATGTTTTCTCACCAGGTCACG CCATACCAGTAGAAACTGCCAAACAAAATGCAAACGTTGCTTTGGTCCTGACATCGTGTGGAGGCCACATTGGTTTTCTGGAAGGAATTTGGCCAAGGAAGTGCACTTACATGGACAGAGTCTTCAAGCAGTTTGTGCAAGCTGTGTTTGAACATGGGAATAAAATCATTAACATGTAG
- the ABHD3 gene encoding phospholipase ABHD3 isoform X1 — MDWQVLTRELSLYLESQVRVGLLGSGVGLSLVLGFGVAYACYYLSSIAKKPQLVASNDRFCRFLEEYCPVVTETYYPTIWCWEGRVQTLLRPFITSRPQVQYRNELIKTADGGQISLDWFDNNDSLYYPDASTRPTVLLLPGLTGTSKESYILHMIHQSKTLGYRCVVFNNRGTAGEELLTPRTYCAANTEDLEAVIHHIHSLHPSAPFTAAGVSMGGMLLLNYLGKTGRDTPLMAAAIFSAGWNVFESVESLEKPLNWLLFNYYLTTCLQSSITRHRQMLEKLFDIDLVMKARTVREFDKQFTSVMFGYPTIDDYYEDASPCRKLKSVGIPVLCLNSVDDVFSPGHAIPVETAKQNANVALVLTSCGGHIGFLEGIWPRKCTYMDRVFKQFVQAVFEHGNKIINM, encoded by the exons ATGGACTGGCAGGTGCTGACCAGGGAGCTGTCGCTGTACCTGGAGAGCCAGGTGCGCGTGGGGCTGCTCGGCTCCGGCGTGGGCTTGTCCCTCGTGCTGGGCTTCGGCGTCGCCTACGCCTGCTACTACCTGAGCAGCATCGCCAAG AAACCCCAGCTGGTGGCCAGCAACGACCGTTTTTGCCGCTTTCTTGAGGAATATTGCCCCGTTGTGACAGAAACTTACTATCCCACGATTTGGTGCTGGGAAGGTCGGGTGCAGACGCTCCTGCGTCCCTTTATCACATCTAGACCCCAAGTACAGTACAGGAA CGAGCTCATTAAAACAGCAGATGGAGGACAGATTTCGTTGGATTGGTTTGATAATAATGACAGCTTATATTATCCGGATGCCAGCACAAGACCCACTGTCCTGTTATTGCCTGGCCTGACAGGAACAAGCAAGGAATCCTACATTCTTCATATGATCCACCAAAGCAAAACCCTGGGATATAG ATGTGTGGTTTTTAACAATCGGGGAACTGCTGGTGAGGAGCTATTG ACACCAAGGACTTACTGTGCAGCAAACACAGAGGATTTAGAGGCCGTTATTCATCACATACACAGCTTGCACCCCTCAGCACCATTCACAGCAGCCGGTGTTTCTATGGGAGG CATGCTTCTTTTAAATTACCTGGGCAAAACTGGCAGAGACACTCCTTTAATGGCAGCTGCAATTTTCTCTGCGGGTTGGAATGTTTTTGAATCTGTAGAATCTCTGGAGAAGCCACTAAACTGGCTTCTTTTCAACTATTACTTGACTACTTGTCTACAATCCTCTATCACCAG gCATCGACAAATGTTGGAGAAATTATTTGATATAGATCTCGTGATGAAG GCTAGAACTGTTAGAGAATTTGATAAGCAGTTCACTTCAGTCATGTTCGGCTACCCTACAATCGATGATTACTATGAAGACGCTAGCCCATGTCGCAAGCTGAAGTCAGTAGGAATTCCAGTTTTATGTCTAAACTCTGTAGATGATGTTTTCTCACCAGGTCACG CCATACCAGTAGAAACTGCCAAACAAAATGCAAACGTTGCTTTGGTCCTGACATCGTGTGGAGGCCACATTGGTTTTCTGGAAGGAATTTGGCCAAGGAAGTGCACTTACATGGACAGAGTCTTCAAGCAGTTTGTGCAAGCTGTGTTTGAACATGGGAATAAAATCATTAACATGTAG